The Blautia obeum ATCC 29174 region CACTATCGTTGTTGTTAAATTCAACACACAGAGTGTCTCCATCCCAGTACACTTTTCCTTCGTGTCCGGTATATGCCTTGATGAGCTGCAAAATAACGCTGCCACTCAAATGACCGGTTCCAGAATAATATATTTCAACTATTCTTCGCCGTTCTTCAATGGTAAGCTCTGCATCGTGTTCAATTCCAAGCATCCTTTCATACGCAAGTAAAGTTGGAAGATCGGCCTGTGAAGGAAACAGGTTCTTAACCTCCTGCTCCATCTTCTTTGCCAGAATATCCAGAAGCCACCCTTCAAACATATAGACGGCATTCATTTCTCTGTACTCTGTCCACCACTTTGGACCGTAGCTGACAATTTCTTCATATCCAGGTGAAGATGAATTATAAAATATTTCCATCGACAGTCACCTCCCCCAGTATAGGAATCTGCAAAATAGAAAAGGTAATATTTGCTGAGTTCCCATTCAGTTTCAGTTCGTCATAATCAATAACCTCGTCCATATTTTCAAGTATGGAGCCAACATGTGCGTATCGGATTGCCATACCGTTTGTATATTCTTCCAGTGACATTTCGACAAAATATTTCTGTAAAAGGTTTTTGAACGCTTCCTGTATTCCTGAATATGTCGCATCACTTTTTTTCAACACAGAAACTGTAATGTCAATCTTCACTGCTTCAACAGCTACGGCAGTAAAGAACTGTCCTATATTTGCAACTCCTTCACCCATTCCTGTACATCCAGGATCGATATAATTCTGGACATTATCTATAACTGTCTGTGATGGTACTCCTCCAACCGCTGAAATGATAACGCCCTTTACTGTATATGGTCCTTTCCATAAGGGAATGATTCGTGCTGCTCCTACACCTTCCACAGATTCGCACCATGTACGCACCTGAGATTTATTTCCATTCTCGTCTGGCCCTGAGATTCGGTTTATTAAACGTTCCCTTGCCGAATCATCACTTTCTGCATCAATTGCAGGAATAGCCAGCTCTCCGAGGGTTGCGCTGATAAGTCCGTCTACATCCAGTTCAGGAATAACCTTAGTTCCAGATACCAGATTATTCATGTCGGTTCCCATATCTTCGGATATAAGAATGTATCTTCCCTCTGAATCACTGGATAAGGTAAAAAAATAATCGTCTACTGACATTTTAGAATCCATTTCTGGAACCATGCCAACAAATGAGACGTAATATGTAGCTGGCGTAGGATTCGCTGGATTCCTCGTCAATCCTCGCTCCATCATTTTTTCATCTAGTACATCACCTGTACATGTGAAAATAGATATGATCTCTTTTACCATTTTCAACTGTTCAAGGAATGTACTGGTTCGGATAATGCTTCCCATAGATGCATCCCAGTAAATGCTTCCCTGTCTCGTGTCTACATTCAGATATTCTCCCATGTCATAGAACTGTTCAATCAGAACATCCTGTGTGATCTCATTCAAAGGTAAATCTTCAATGTTTTTCAGCTTCTGCACGAGTTCTGTATCAACTTCCAACGGGGCATTTGCAAGCATTGCTGCCATCGCTGTTTTAAAATCCTGTATTTTTTTCTCCATCGTATCAGCCATTGCTTATATCCCCCTCTATTATGGTATCGCCAAATATGGTCGATGCTGCAAATGAAACATAGATGGAATCCACATCTAATATTTCAAACTGTAAATCGTCAATTTCTAAGATTTCCTCCATGTTCAAAAAGGCATCTGATATCATTACTGGCATATCAGCTTCCAGATAATCAGGAGATAAATCAATGTTGCCTAATTTATTCATAATGTCACTGCCATATTGATCATCGTATATTTCATAGGCATATCTTCTCGTCTGCAATGCCTTAAACATTCCCTGACCGGCGGCTTCTAATCCATCAATCATACCGATGATCCGCTTATTCTGAAAATCCATTCGGTATGTTCGATATATTATGCTTTCTTCCAGATCATCTTCCTCATTGGAAACAAAATCAACATTTTCGTCTTCATCCATGTTTCATGTCCTCCCTTCATATTTTGTCTAGGAAATAGTATATTTTGTTTCTATTCACTGCCAGCAGGTACCACTGATCGCCTGCTTGCAACGGCTGTTTTCCGGAAGGAACAATAACAGACTGATCTGACAGACTAATGTTTATATCATCAATGAGTATAACTTCCAGCGGTTCCACTGTTTGTATATATCCAATAACGATATGGGGCATACTCTGCTCTGCAATCGCTCTTATGATTTCTGTAATGTTTTGTGCCATATTTCACCCCTCTGTCCTCATTTATTTAATTTTTTCATAGCTGAGTTTCAGGTTCATTTTATGATGTCCATTTTCAAAAGTATGTGTATCTTCCTCAATGAACATAATCCTTTTAGCTCCAATAGGTGAAATTTGAACATAGGCGCATTTTCCAGATACGCACCTCGTGTCACCGGTAGCGGTAACGCTTAACTCCTGATCTACAATACTGGTATCTTTTTTGAACGTAGATAT contains the following coding sequences:
- a CDS encoding putative phage tail protein, whose product is MEIFYNSSSPGYEEIVSYGPKWWTEYREMNAVYMFEGWLLDILAKKMEQEVKNLFPSQADLPTLLAYERMLGIEHDAELTIEERRRIVEIYYSGTGHLSGSVILQLIKAYTGHEGKVYWDGDTLCVEFNNNDSGFISLGILQKIISRRIPAHIPFQTKCTCKVSLGLSIETEAWEKRFIQAGLLPDVNMGLGIAYDGITVKTAVQAVKTVYPVAGDSGNAGIYPIISTELQTAGGNVLPKVKTESWKVVYPICGDALGI
- a CDS encoding baseplate J/gp47 family protein, producing the protein MADTMEKKIQDFKTAMAAMLANAPLEVDTELVQKLKNIEDLPLNEITQDVLIEQFYDMGEYLNVDTRQGSIYWDASMGSIIRTSTFLEQLKMVKEIISIFTCTGDVLDEKMMERGLTRNPANPTPATYYVSFVGMVPEMDSKMSVDDYFFTLSSDSEGRYILISEDMGTDMNNLVSGTKVIPELDVDGLISATLGELAIPAIDAESDDSARERLINRISGPDENGNKSQVRTWCESVEGVGAARIIPLWKGPYTVKGVIISAVGGVPSQTVIDNVQNYIDPGCTGMGEGVANIGQFFTAVAVEAVKIDITVSVLKKSDATYSGIQEAFKNLLQKYFVEMSLEEYTNGMAIRYAHVGSILENMDEVIDYDELKLNGNSANITFSILQIPILGEVTVDGNIL
- a CDS encoding DUF2634 domain-containing protein, translating into MDEDENVDFVSNEEDDLEESIIYRTYRMDFQNKRIIGMIDGLEAAGQGMFKALQTRRYAYEIYDDQYGSDIMNKLGNIDLSPDYLEADMPVMISDAFLNMEEILEIDDLQFEILDVDSIYVSFAASTIFGDTIIEGDISNG